ACCTCGCTTACTTGATGGTCAACTTAAATGGGTTGATGGTGTGACAGAAAGCTTAGACAAAGAAGTGTTAACGCATCTTGATACCCCATTCCAACAGAACGGTGGCTTGAAATTACTCAAAGGTAATCTTGGCCGTGCAGTGATTAAAGTGTCTGCAGTACCCGATAAAAATCGTGTAGTAGAAGGACCTGCGATTGTCATTGATGATCAAAACAAGCTTGATGCGCTATTTCAGGCCGGTGAGCTTGATCGAGACTGTGTTGTTGTCGTCAGAGGCCAAGGCCCTAAAGCTAATGGTATGCCAGAGCTGCACAAGCTCACACCATATCTTGGCACTCTGCAAGACAAAGGTTTTAAAGTTGCATTAGTGACCGACGGCCGTATGTCTGGTGCCTCAGGTAAAGTTCCTGCAGCAATTCATTTAACTCCAGAAGCGCTTGACGGTGGTTTGATAGCCAAAGTTGAAAATGGCGATGTGATCCGAGTTGATGCTTCAACAGGTGAGTTAACCCTGTTTGTTGATGAGAAAACACTGGCAAGCAGAACAGCAGGCGTGGTCGATTTACACCATTCAAGTTATGGCATGGGCCGTGAATTATTCGGTGCATTACGCAGTAGCTTAAGCAGCCCTGAAACAGGTGCCCGCAGTACACATGCTCTTGATGAATTATATTAAAAATAAAGGAAGTCGGTATTATGATTGAGCCTAATAACTGGTTACTCCAGCCACAAGATGTATTTAAACGCAGCCCGATTGTTCCTGTGATGGTGATTAATAAAATAGAGCATGCAGTGCCTTTGGCTAGAGCCTTAGTTGCTGGCGGTATTAGCGTACTTGAAGTAACACTTCGAACACCTTGTGCGCTTGAAGCCATTGCTAAAATAGCTAAAGAAGTGCCAGAAGCTTTAGTGGGTGCGGGAACTATTTTAAATCAGACCCAATTACAACAAGCAATTGATGCTGGTTCACAATTTATTATCACTCCAGGTGCAACAGTTGATTTGCTAAAAGCTGCTAAAAAAGGCACAGTGCCTTTAATTCCTGGTATCGTTAGTATTTCAGAAGTTATGGTGGGAATGGAGTTGGGTTATACTCATTTCAAATTCTTCCCTGCTGAAGCTTCTGGTGGCATTAATGCACTTAAATCTTTCTCTGGTCCACTGTCGGGCATTCGTTTCTGTCCAACAGGTGGCATTAGCCCTGCGACGTATAAAGACTACCTTGCACTGTCGAATGTAGATTGCATTGGCGGTAGCTGGATTGCACCTACAGATGCAGTTGAAAATGAAGATTGGGATC
The Shewanella vesiculosa DNA segment above includes these coding regions:
- a CDS encoding bifunctional 4-hydroxy-2-oxoglutarate aldolase/2-dehydro-3-deoxy-phosphogluconate aldolase, translated to MIEPNNWLLQPQDVFKRSPIVPVMVINKIEHAVPLARALVAGGISVLEVTLRTPCALEAIAKIAKEVPEALVGAGTILNQTQLQQAIDAGSQFIITPGATVDLLKAAKKGTVPLIPGIVSISEVMVGMELGYTHFKFFPAEASGGINALKSFSGPLSGIRFCPTGGISPATYKDYLALSNVDCIGGSWIAPTDAVENEDWDRITQLCKDALAAL